A stretch of the Nicotiana tabacum cultivar K326 chromosome 6, ASM71507v2, whole genome shotgun sequence genome encodes the following:
- the LOC107775525 gene encoding glucan endo-1,3-beta-glucosidase-like: MNKVSKNFTPNPHVFKMLPSFKTPLLSLFILSLLLSPSAAVPTTTVGFTYSPAPKSPPPEHVVTALQSLKIPAVRLLNPSPSLIRAFSYSNISLLLTVPNYLIGSFASNRSAATLWVYNNVLPYHPRARISLISVGSDVITSPTSGGSDPSVAVVPAMRNLHRALNDLGIRTVSVSTTFSFINVITTAFPPSSAEFQEPVSSLIIRPVLQFLEETNSSLLVNVYPYNVYRLHGEIPVGFALFQEGPFNFRDDVVTAVRYHNLFDMMVDAVIAAMAVSGYENVPLIVTETGWPSDGSNYEHVNNGVRNAEESQLYAEMYLQGLVSHLKSGLGTPLRKEGISEAYIFQLFDESETKQQSNLSSAQGEITGQYWGVMYTNMSMKYNINFDSADRNSRKLGVLVPSIHLLWLLSMLVLASSLS, from the coding sequence ATGAATAAAGTAAGCAAAAATTTCACTCCAAATCCTCacgttttcaaaatgcttccctcCTTCAAAACTCcgcttctctctctcttcattctTTCTCTCTTACTCTCCCCTTCTGCCGCCGTACCAACCACCACTGTCGGCTTCACCTACTCCCCCGCCCCCAAATCTCCACCGCCGGAGCACGTCGTCACCGCCCTTCAGTCACTCAAAATCCCAGCCGTACGACTCCTTAATCCCAGCCCTAGTTTAATCCGAGCATTTTCTTACTCCAACATTTCTCTTCTCCTCACCGTCCCCAATTACCTCATCGGCTCCTTTGCTTCCAATCGTTCCGCCGCTACTCTCTGGGTTTACAACAATGTGCTTCCGTATCATCCTCGTGCTCGTATTTCGCTCATCTCCGTCGGTTCCGACGTCATCACTTCCCCTACTTCCGGCGGTTCCGACCCTTCGGTCGCCGTAGTCCCCGCCATGCGGAACCTGCACCGCGCACTGAACGACCTCGGAATTCGCACCGTCTCAGTTTCCACTACTTTCTCCTTCATCAACGTGATTACGACGGCGTTTCCTCCATCCTCCGCCGAGTTCCAGGAGCCGGTCAGCTCGCTAATCATCAGGCCTGTGCTTCAGTTTTTGGAGGAAACTAACTCGTCTCTCCTGGTGAATGTGTATCCGTACAATGTTTATAGACTCCACGGAGAGATTCCAGTCGGTTTCGCTCTGTTTCAGGAAGGCCCGTTCAACTTCCGTGATGACGTTGTTACGGCCGTTCGTTATCATAACCTGTTTGATATGATGGTTGATGCCGTGATTGCTGCCATGGCGGTTAGCGGTTACGAGAATGTTCCGTTAATTGTGACGGAAACAGGGTGGCCAAGCGATGGAAGCAACTATGAGCACGTGAATAATGGTGTAAGGAATGCAGAGGAGAGCCAGCTGTACGCGGAGATGTATTTACAGGGGCTGGTTTCGCATTTGAAATCTGGACTTGGAACTCCGCTCAGAAAGGAAGGAATTTCTGAGGCTTACATTTTCCAGTTGTTTGATGAAAGTGAAACGAAGCAGCAGAGCAATTTGAGTAGTGCTCAAGGTGAAATTACAGGGCAGTACTGGGGAGTGATGTACACCAACATGAGCATGAAGTACAACATCAATT